One Leopardus geoffroyi isolate Oge1 chromosome C1, O.geoffroyi_Oge1_pat1.0, whole genome shotgun sequence DNA segment encodes these proteins:
- the LOC123597228 gene encoding chymotrypsin-C, which produces MLGFTILAALLACASSCGVPSFLPNLSARVVGGDNARPHSWPWQISLQYLKNGTWRHTCGGTLIANSFVLTAAHCISNTKTYRVALGKNNLVVDDEEGSLFANVDTIFVHEKWNSFLVRNDIALIKLAEPVQLSATIQLACLPEKGSLLPQDYPCYVTGWGRLWTNGPIADELQQGLQPVVDHTTCTQKDWWGSMVKDTMVCAGGDGVISACNGDSGGPLNCQAENGSWEVRGIVSFGSGLGCNTLKKPTVFTRVSAYIDWINEKMQL; this is translated from the exons ATGTTGGGCTTCACCATCCTTGCCGCGCTCCTGGCCTGTG CCTCCAGCTGCGGGGTCCCCAGCTTCCTGCCCAACCTATCGGCCCGAGTGGTAGGAGGAGACAATGCCAGGCCCCACAGCTGGCCCTGGCAG ATCTCTCTCCAGTACCTCAAGAATGGCACGTGGAGACACACGTGTGGCGGCACCTTGATTGCCAACAGCTTCGTGCTCACAGCCGCCCACTGCATCAG caACACCAAGACCTACCGCGTGGCCCTGGGCAAGAACAACCTGGTGGTGGACGATGAGGAAGGCTCCCTGTTCGCAAATGTGGACACCATCTTTGTCCACGAGAAGTGGAACTCCTTCCTGGTGCG CAACGACATTGCCCTCATCAAGCTGGCGGAGCCCGTGCAGCTGAGCGCCACCATCCAGTTGGCATGCCTGCCGGAGAAGGGCTCTTTGCTGCCTCAAGACTACCCCTGCTACGTCACAGGCTGGGGCCGCCTCTGGA ccaaCGGCCCGATTGCCGACGAGCTCCAGCAGGGCCTGCAGCCCGTGGTGGACCACACCACGTGCACCCAGAAGGACTGGTGGGGAAGCATGGTGAAGGACACCATGGTGTGTGCAGGCGGGGACGGCGTCATCTCGGCCTGCAAC GGAGACTCGGGCGGCCCACTGAACTGCCAGGCTGAGAACGGTTCCTGGGAGGTGCGAGGCATCGTGAGCTTTGGCTCCGGGCTGGGCTGCAACACCCTTAAGAAGCCCACGGTCTTCACCCGCGTGTCCGCCTACATCGACTGGATCAATGAG AAAATGCAGCTGTGA